One part of the Leclercia sp. LSNIH1 genome encodes these proteins:
- a CDS encoding DUF3313 family protein → MKSKTALIRGGIFFCVAAALSGCATNSMTRSGFLGDYEKLSPTRYENVLMYRAAGFEPKRYAAVVVEDAQIKTASGRIDGLDDAQQREVLDHVTSELKRQEGKSPATPGGTGQVRVRVAVTELQTPNRAVNAMTTLLVGPVTTGGASLEFEAVDVSTGRRVAAASCFERGNVIKEFAGSYTLLGHAKAAITNCIERIDSAWRDTQP, encoded by the coding sequence ATGAAGAGCAAAACTGCATTGATCCGCGGCGGCATTTTTTTTTGCGTAGCAGCCGCGCTCTCTGGATGCGCGACCAACAGCATGACGCGCTCCGGATTTCTCGGCGACTACGAGAAGTTATCGCCGACACGATACGAGAACGTACTGATGTACCGCGCAGCGGGATTCGAGCCCAAGCGTTATGCCGCTGTCGTGGTGGAAGATGCGCAGATCAAGACCGCCTCGGGTCGCATCGATGGGCTCGATGACGCGCAGCAGCGTGAAGTGCTAGACCATGTGACGAGCGAACTGAAACGCCAGGAAGGCAAAAGTCCCGCCACCCCAGGTGGCACGGGACAGGTTCGGGTGCGTGTAGCGGTCACCGAACTGCAGACACCGAATCGGGCAGTCAATGCAATGACGACCCTGCTGGTTGGACCCGTGACGACGGGCGGTGCCAGCCTAGAGTTCGAAGCAGTCGATGTAAGTACGGGACGACGCGTTGCTGCCGCCAGTTGCTTCGAGCGCGGCAACGTCATTAAAGAGTTCGCCGGTTCGTACACATTGCTGGGTCATGCCAAAGCGGCGATCACGAACTGCATCGAGCGCATCGACAGCGCTTGGCGGGACACGCAGCCATGA